A stretch of DNA from Noviherbaspirillum sedimenti:
TGCGCCGCGCAAGGCTTCCGTGCCTGTTGCACACATGTTCTCGACGCGGCTGAACGGAATGCTGTCGAGACGCAAAGCCACGGATGCCGGAATGGCGGAGTTCCCGACGTTGACTGCATCCATGCAGGAGCCATACCACGCCGCCTCGATTTCCTTGCGTTCAATTCCCGCATCCTTCAGCGCTTCATCGAAAGCCTCTGCCAGCAGTTCCGATGTGCCTTTATCCCAGCGCTCGCCGAACTGGGAGCAGCCCATGCCAAGAATCGCGACTTTGTCTTTAATGCCTTTTGCCATGAAAATCCCCTTGTTATGCTTCGATCGGCGTTGTTTTCCAGAAATATCGCGGATAGCCGCGCGTCGTGTCGATGTCCTTGATGCGAAAAACAACTTTCAGCGGTGTGCCGACGTCCAGACCTGCCGCACCCACCTCAACGGTTTCCATCAGCAGCCGGGCGCCATTTTCAAATTGGACAAATCCAACATACAAAGGCGGCGCAGGATGATAGGAAAGCCAGTCCGCCGTATAGGTCAGCACACTGTTCGGTACATCGACCAGCGATACCTGGTCAAAATTCTCGCTCGATGCGTTGCACTCCGGATTGACGCAATACGGCATCTGCGGGAACTGGAGCGTTTGGCAGCAGCGGCACTTGCCTGCCATGAAGCTTGCCAGTTGATTGCTCGAACGGTACTGCTCGGTAAGGGCCGTCTTGACAGTCTTTTCTGCCCGCATTCCCCACTCCAGATCAATGTTGCCTTCATATGAGAGCATGCGCAGGTAGGCATCGTGTACCTGTGCATCAGCAAGCGCACCGCTTACGCCGCGGCGTGGTTTGAATTTGCTGATGGCTTCTGTGACCTGGAATACCAATGCATCACATCCCTGGCCGAATCCCACCACGAGAATGATTTGCCCGGGGGTGGCTTGTTCAAGCACCTTGGCCAGCATCAGCAGGCCATGGGCACTGCCGGTATTGCCGCAGTTTTCTTCCAGATTGTCGGATACCGACTCGGCGGCCACGCCCAGTTTCTTGGCAACTGCATCGGCCAGGCCCTTCATCGGCGACGGCATGATGAAATGGCTGATGTCGGCCGCACTGACTTTTGCATCTTTCAAAGCAGCCTTGACTGCGTCCGGCACCAGCTTCATGTAGCCTTCATCGCGGATCCATCGCTCTTCCCAGACATAGTTGTAGTCTGAATCGCTGGCGCGGAAGTGATCCACAAAGAACGAGGTCCGGCTGGCGGCGCCCAGCAAGGAGGCGATGACGTTCTGGCTTCCCAATGTGAAGGCGGCGGCGCCTGCGCCATAACCGATCTCCTGAATGCTGCCCGGCTTGCCTTTCGGCTGCTCACTTGCGATGAGCAGGGCATCGCTACCGCCATTCTGGAGCGCTGCCATCAGTGCCGAGGTGCCGGCGCGCTGCGTCGAACCCAGGTCAAGCGTCTGGCAGGCGGAAGACAGGTTTAATGCACCGGCCACAATGGCACTATGTTGCAGGTCGGCGAAGGGCATCGTCGTGGATGACAGGTATAGCTTGCCGATGCCCGCTCGGTCACGATTGTCGAGCGCATCGCGCGACGCTTCGACTGCCATGGTGACGCTGTCTTCGTCCCAGCTGCAGAACGCCCTGTGCCCTTTGGCGAGGGATTTGAGAGAGGGGGCCATCCACTTGTGCGCAGCTGCAATCGCTGCTCTTTGCATGCGCAGACGTGGAATATAGCCGCCGTATCCGGT
This window harbors:
- a CDS encoding hydroxymethylglutaryl-CoA synthase family protein, with product MANTSVYGITGYGGYIPRLRMQRAAIAAAHKWMAPSLKSLAKGHRAFCSWDEDSVTMAVEASRDALDNRDRAGIGKLYLSSTTMPFADLQHSAIVAGALNLSSACQTLDLGSTQRAGTSALMAALQNGGSDALLIASEQPKGKPGSIQEIGYGAGAAAFTLGSQNVIASLLGAASRTSFFVDHFRASDSDYNYVWEERWIRDEGYMKLVPDAVKAALKDAKVSAADISHFIMPSPMKGLADAVAKKLGVAAESVSDNLEENCGNTGSAHGLLMLAKVLEQATPGQIILVVGFGQGCDALVFQVTEAISKFKPRRGVSGALADAQVHDAYLRMLSYEGNIDLEWGMRAEKTVKTALTEQYRSSNQLASFMAGKCRCCQTLQFPQMPYCVNPECNASSENFDQVSLVDVPNSVLTYTADWLSYHPAPPLYVGFVQFENGARLLMETVEVGAAGLDVGTPLKVVFRIKDIDTTRGYPRYFWKTTPIEA